In a genomic window of Gossypium arboreum isolate Shixiya-1 chromosome 9, ASM2569848v2, whole genome shotgun sequence:
- the LOC108454938 gene encoding gibberellin 20 oxidase 1-like: MAIDSISNIASMTHYPKDEKKDEQKKLVFDASVLKFESQIPKEFIWPDDEKPSANVPELQVPLIDLGGFLSGDPVATMEASRFISEACQQHGFFLVVNHGVDAKLLADAHKYMDNFFLLPLRQKQRAQRKVGEHCGYASSFTGRFSTKLPWKETLSFRYSAENNSSKMVEDYLLNKMGNELRLLGRVYQDYCEAMSKLSLGIMELLAISLGVGRAHFREFFDKNDSIMRLNYYPPCQKPDLTLGTGPHCDPTSLTILHQDRVGGLQVFVDNEWHSISPNFEAFVVNIGDTFMALSNGRYKSCLHRAVVNSHKPRKSLAFFLCPEGDKVVTPPAELVSQNRPRVYPDFTWPMLLEFTQKHYRADMNTLQEFSNWVQQRNS; this comes from the exons ATGGCCATCGACAGCATCTCCAACATAGCCTCCATGACTCACTATccaaaagatgaaaaaaaagatgagcagAAAAAGCTGGTTTTTGATGCCTCGGTGCTCAAGTTCGAATCCCAGATACCAAAAGAATTTATATGGCCTGATGACGAAAAGCCTTCCGCTAATGTACCAGAACTCCAAGTACCACTCATTGACCTAGGAGGCTTCCTTTCTGGTGACCCTGTTGCTACAATGGAAGCTTCAAGGTTTATCAGCGAGGCATGTCAGCAGCATGGTTTCTTCCTTGTAGTTAATCATGGAGTCGATGCAAAACTCTTGGCTGATGCCCACAAGTACATGGATAACTTCTTTCTATTGCCACTTAGACAAAAGCAAAGGGCTCAAAGAAAAGTTGGTGAGCACTGTGGATATGCTAGTAGCTTCACTGGCAGGTTCTCGACCAAGCTCCCATGGAAGGAAACACTTTCTTTTCGCTATTCAGCTGAGAACAACTCATCCAAGATGGTGGAAGACTACCTTCTTAATAAAATGGGAAATGAATTAAGGTTACTCGG GAGGGTTTACCAGGACTACTGCGAGGCGATGAGCAAGCTTTCTCTCGGGATAATGGAGCTTTTAGCCATTAGTCTGGGCGTCGGCAGAGCACATTTCAGGGAgttttttgataaaaatgattCAATAATGAGACTAAACTACTATCCCCCTTGTCAAAAACCAGACCTCACTTTAGGAACAGGGCCTCATTGCGATCCAACGTCTTTAACCATCCTTCACCAAGACAGAGTTGGTGGCCTTCAAGTGTTTGTAGACAACGAATGGCATTCAATTAGCCCAAATTTCGAAGCATTTGTCGTTAACATTGGCGACACCTTTATG GCACTGTCAAATGGGAGATATAAAAGTTGCTTGCACCGAGCAGTGGTGAACAGCCATAAGCCAAGAAAATCTCTGGCTTTCTTTTTGTGTCCAGAGGGGGATAAAGTGGTAACCCCACCAGCAGAGTTGGTGAGCCAGAACAGACCCAGAGTATATCCAGATTTTACATGGCCTATGCTGCTTGAATTCACACAAAAGCATTACAGGGCTGACATGAACACTCTTCAAGAATTCTCAAACTGGGTTCAACAGAGAAACAGCTGA